TTTCTAGAACCAGCTGCAGATGCCGTGGAGCTGACCCGCTTCCTGCTTGGGTGTGTATACGTGTCTGTGACCTGCTTGAGCATCATGTAATATCATGGCTTTTGGCCCATATGATGTAACGGCTTTTGGCCTAGTGTAGCAGGAAGCCACGTTTacatcatctttttttattgaatcCCTCAGATGGAAGATGCCGCTATGCTCTCTGCTCGTCTGCATGTTCCTCAACGTCTTCTTCTGCACTGTTAATGAAGGTAAGATGAGGATCTAGGCTTTAATATCTATCTTTCGCTTGATGTTTTGTAAGACGCGTGAATCATTTATCGACTTGCTGTTGTGTCTGCCTCTCTGGTGTCAGTGGGTTGGATCACAGTGAGTGTGGTGGCGGTGGCAACGCCTGCGGCCCTGGGTTACCTGCAGGACAGGTGTGGGGGCAGAGCCTCAGATTCTGAGCTCCACAGGAGGCGCTATCATGCTGTGCACCGCAGGGACCTGGAGACGGTGCATCTCACCAAACAGGAAGCCATGCTGGAAGTCAAAGACCTGTAAGACACTGCGGGGGATGGGGTTGTGTGCCGCAAGGCTAACCTATGACTACTTTCATTTCCCAGTCTATAAAATggcagaaatatataaataataaaataaatctaattgTTACATGAaatcataacattttaaaaccTGAAACTTGATCATGTGATGGTGTCGATAATCAAAAGAAAATATGGCAACTATTTTGATAGACTCACTCATTTCATTAATTAGAGCTGTAATGTTCTGCATATTTGTGGTACACATGCAATGAGAGGCTGTGTGTGGatatgttggtgttctttgggtgTTTCTGCATCTAAATCTGTTTAACTTTTGTAAAACACTAATTAGGTACACTAATTAATCACTTTTTCTCATCAACACATAATAATGAGCATCATTAAGGCTTGACacagttgttttattattttcttacaTCATAAAACATTcgtagtctttaaaaaaaaaaaaatccaaatttTTTAACATCAGCCCATAATTATCAttttagtgtatgtgtgtgtgcatctgtttgATAACAATGGGTCCCTAATCACCCCCCACAGATGCCTTTTGCATGAGCATGTTCTCTTTGTTttatagcatttaaaaaaaagtaaatagacTTGCTGATAGTGTCAATATCAAGCAGTTGCTGTTTTTGGAACAGGTTTACTAACGCTTGCTCGTACCCTGGTGACGTCTCTTTGTTCACGGTGTTTGTTCATGTGTTGGctctttgttgtctttcttcTCACGGTGTGTTGTCCTCACCAGGTTGAAGCACGTGGATGACATgctgtcctctgcctgcctgTCAGCAGAAACCTTCTACAAGGTCCTGTACTGGGACAACCACACCACGTCttcaaggtacacacacacacacacacacacgctcacattcacTATCACCTGTGGTTGAGTAGACGTCACTCAACAGGCGAGTAATTGATCACTATTGATGTTCTGCTCATGGACTTCTTCCTAACAGATCAGTGATTCTTTGTTTCTGAGCTGATGTCGTCAGCCACCGCACTAAAGTCGACTTGTTCGCACTAATTAATACACGTACGGAATTAGCATTTTGTGATAGCCTCAAAACCAAATGAGGTCATATTCCGTATACGCATAGTTACATTgtgaattaaatattttttgtaatttcaGTGTTAATTAAAAGGATAGTTTGGATGGTGTGTGAGCTACTGGTCCAGAGTCAGTCAACAGGAGATGGCAGTCGGCGTGCTCTCAGTTTAGAGAAACAgacagtagtactagtactcGTAAGTAGTATCAGATTAAGTGTATATATGCTATATTTTTAGTATTTTCTGACATGGAAATGAACTGGGAGTGAAATGTATCGATATTGTTTTTGCCAATGCAGCGTTTGGCTTTTGACGAAAGCGTTGATGCGTTTCACTGTTGGAAAGAGAGAGCAGTGGAAATATTCTCAATATCTCACAACAACCAATCCATCCCTTTTTTAAGAGCGAATACATTCCACGCCGTAACTTAATGTAACTTCGCtgtgctgtgtgagtgtgacctCACCGTTCTAGTATCTCCTTCTAGGTTCTACGGAGGGATGTTAACGTTGGTGTGTCTGCTCCACATCACTCCTCTGGGCTGGCTGCTCGCTGGGCTCAACAGCGCCATCTTCCTGTGGAACAGGGACTTCTGCAGAGGTCAGACCATCCAGTCTGCGGCGAGCGaggctcaacacacacacacacacacacacacacacacacacacacagagtaaagCTAAAGTTTCTCGTGTGGTTCCAGTGTTGTTGGACCTGAGGAAGCTGCTCCACATGGGCCaggcctcagagggagagagtgcCGAACAGGGACACGGCCACTTGTTGGACAGGACCCCCACACCGAGTCTGGAGGTGAGAGGGAGAtagtgtgtgcaggtttttttaATACTGATGGATTTAGAGGTTGCGATTTACATTAATACCAGCCGTGGCTGTAAGCTTCTTATCCACTTAATCCCCTGCTCTGAATGTATTTATCCTGTAAGAGAAATGCAAATCCATCAGATATATTATGACCACTGTGCACGATTCTGATCCTGGGACCATTAGTCCATAATTTacattttcatgtgtgtgtgtgtgtctgtgttttgatAACAGGACCTGTCTCCTGGCAGCGTGGAGGAAGCGGAGGAGGCAGAGCCTGATTATGAATTTAAGGATGCCATTGAGGTAACTACTCTACCACATGTCCTTATCACAGTTTGTTTAATTCCCTAAATCTCTAAACCTCTTGCTTTGTCATAGCAGCTCTGATGGGGGGAGGAATGTAGGGCTTCACCCTCTTagtcaggggtccccaaactttttcctgagagggccacataatgtttcccttgtctgctggagggctagctgaggggggggggggggtactagtGATAAGTGAGTGTGCTCATCTGTGcgcgctgtgagcgctgcacgtgcagacagcatttaacggagctcttttaatgaagtatcgatacttaaaatatgctaaatcacatcgtttttagcgtacgggtactttgttagtatcgctacaccgtgcagcgtgacagcagcagatgtagcggactaacattcaagctaacctaacttcccaaacgctgtggacatctgaacgctgattggccgagacgcgacacgtcccatcaaagatgttctattgcgaagagcaccacttcacattttctccgcgtctcactgcaatctcaacggcagcgggccaggtgaacaaaagaataaatcggaacgcgtctctggtattgttcagggggccggtccaaatgtggaggcgggccggatccggcccgcgggccgtagtttggggaccactgctcttagTCGACGAGCTGGTTGTTTTTGGTCCGTCTACTAAAAAATATTTCCAAGAAACTCATGAGCACATATCTAGTAAAGACAAGAttgaaagtgttttattttaatgtgatTCTGTGTCTAAAAAAACAGATCTGTCTTTTAATTCAACTCAATCAGTCGAAAAGCCCGTGTGGCAGATAAACAACATGGCATCTAATATCTCTTGTCATATTAGCCGCTGTATGATATGATTAAGGAAAAATTAAATCACAATTGATGGAGctcgtcgtgtgtgtgtgtgtgtgtgtaacaaaaTCCTCCAATCATTATGTTTGTCCTGTTTTTCCTCTGCTGTCCTCTGCAATCAGGAAGCTTCGGCGTCCCTgcaggtaaccccccccccctccctgaacACATGAACAACCACTTCATGTGCAGTGACCTTGTGCTCTAGTTCTTGCTGCTTGAGCCTGTGTCGTCACACTGATTTATCAGCAGTGTTTGTTGGTAACTTTGTTCTCATCTGTTGTTCTGCTTCCTGATGATAAGGAAACTCCTCTGGTCTTAGTGGTAAGTGGATTCATAGTCCATCcatccgtctgtctgtgtgctgtTTCCTTGGCATGGCTCGTGTCATAGAGATAGTAACTCTAGGAGTACAGGCTCATAATCGTTGTCTCCGGTAATCCCATCGTACGGAGCGCTCGTTCATTTCTAGTCTGCATGAATGTCGTTCATGAGGCGGTTTTGCATTCGTGAAATCTCAGAAAGATGGACTCATTAACGTGCTGCGGTGTTTGTGTGCTTTGATTGAACGCATGTTGTGGACAAGTGTTTTAAATATAGTAGCATATGCTTTTTATTAAATTGcaatgatgcatgaatatggcATATTCTAGAGTTTCTGATTAGCAGACTTCACTTTTCAGTTGCAGTTTTCAAACTGTCTCTCCGGGTCGACACACAGGAAGCAGAAACAAGTTATCCTGTCCCCTAAAAGCCCGGCTTGTTTCTCGACCTCCTATAAAGTCAGAGCGGGGCTTTTCATTGGACGAGGATGGGCACCAGCCGGATAACAGCTTATTGGTTTCCAGAACGAGGAGAAGCGACATTGTTGAGTCTTATTTTGGAAGCGGTAGATGGAGGTATACGTTTTGGTTGGTGTATATAGAGCAAGGCCCTCACTATGTCAGATTCTCACTCCACAATTTATAGTGGTCAAAATAATTCTTGACGAGGACGTTATCACAATTCTTTAGAAAAtgagcaaaagaaaaagataatgCTATCGGTCAAATTTAACTTCAATGTTGTTTATTGTGTAtcgtcaatttaaaaaaaaaaaagtgagtgtagggaggtggagagagtcTGTAACCAGAACGGTACCAAAAAGGACAATTCCATCAATAGATGAAAACAACACAATGTCCTCATCAACTAAAACAAAATCACTTGTGGAGTACAGGAGACGGAGATTTACAAGATATGTATTAAGAACACAATATTTGTTCCCAGTGTAGCGGTATAAAAAATGCTTGTTTTATCTTCACTTGGTCAGCACTCGGGGGATATCGGGGTACTAAGTGTCTTCCGCTCAACTCTTTTGGGGGGTTTCAAACTCCAAAAGACACATTCCAGATCACACAGTGTCTGACCCCCATCTCCTGCTCCCTGTCCCCCAGCAGGACGACGACGGGCCTCTCGGAGCCCCCGAGTATGACACCATCTCTGAAAACGGTCCCCTGAGCCGCAACGAACCGATACGCAGCAAAGTGTCCAAGCTGACGGAGAAACTGCGTAAACGCTACcccaccaccagcacaggtCAGTCCGCTCCGACTCAGCCGCCGCTTCATTTAGCTCTGTGATTTAAAGAAGGGTCTGCGTTGAGGTCTGTCTCAACCCGCTGCTCTGAGCGGCTGCGTTCCATTTAGTTTTTCTTCCACACTcccattcatctccttgtgttTTTTCCTCTCCAAAAGGCAACTGTTCTCACTGCAACGCCGTCTTCTCTGTGCTGAAGAAGAGGGTGAGACTGAGACCGCGCGACAACGGATATATTCGGGCATCGCATCatcattatatttaatttagtctTCCTCGTCTGTTGTCATGAGCGTCGAGGCGATGTGCTCTTTGTCTTCCAGAGGAGCTGCAGTAACTGTGGCAACAGCTTCTGTTCCCGTTGCTGCTCCTTCAAGGTGCTGAGATCTTGCATGGGGGCCACAGGTGAGAAGACCGACTCActtgcacattttatttattgtctaACAAACGTTGCATCGCCTCGTCTCGGTTTCTCTTACCTAGTCGGTTGACTTCTGGTCTTCGTCCTCTCTTCTTCAGCTCCAGAGGCCCAGAGAGAGaccgtgtttgtttgtgctgcCTGTAATTCTTCTCTCGTCAAGTTACAGTAAGGCGGCTCAGGGGGCCGGTCACTGTTCTCACTCCCCGAGCCCTCCACGTTGCTAAAACCCTAAAACATGCCTCGCTTTTCAAGTTAAGGCACTTATATCTGTCGAGGACCCTCCCGCCCTCCTCTCTTTTGCCTTTAGCAGTGGCTAAACTACTTGTGTTGCATATGGGACTTCTACTGTAATGTGTTTGAATAGTTCCTGTTTCAACTGTCAAATGAAGAACTGGACCTCGCGAATCAATGAAACTGACTTCAGAGCACCGCGGCCCTGAAATCCAAGGACCTGCTCCCTTTGCTGAGCAGAGGGAGGTGCACAATGTGCGTGTTCGAGCTGGTGGTGTCTGGTTTATAGGCTGCTGACGGTGTTTCATGCATCGCCTCGCCACACAAGTCAAATATGGATATTTTTCAACCCTGTGACGATGAGAGGACTAAGACCCAAAGGTTTGAATTTGGTTTGTTCAGATGAACAAAATAATGGATGCGCGACCAAATGAAGCTCTATGGCCACCAATACACTTCACCCTGTAGCTGCTCAACGATGTCGTGTGATTAGTTCTGGGTTGGTCCAAGTCATTGGGGACAATGTTTTTGTCCCCCACCAACTTGAGGAGCTCACGAGACATAAGGGGAATACATATGATATTCCATAAAACAATGGTAAAGCTAAAATGGCCTGGCCTGCAATGAATTAGTTAAGCAGCAGCCTATAGGTAAGAAAACGACCAGAGATCCCTGGAGCCGTGCTTTTCCTCTAACTGGATCCAAGTCGAACCAACTGGAAATAAAGTGGATTAAAGTTCATCAGAGCCTCACTCTCTTGCAAGCGGGACTTAAAAGAATTGACGTGAAGGCGCCGCATCCCAACATGTGGATCGAGGTGGTTGTTTTAAAACATGATTCAGACACATGATTGTAATAGTTTGCTTTGCTTTTATTGTATTTCCCATATACATGTTACTTTGTTGTTCccctatatttaatttaaatcttCAGAAAGCAAGTCATTATTTGACCGTATGATCAAGTCTGTATATATTGCCCTTATTTTATGAATGAATTACGCCACTTTTGAAATAAACTCTTGATTGATGATTTTATCAACTTCAAAGTGATAaaaattgtgtttttcatgTGAAGATGTCCGTCAGTGTTGTGATGTCTTTGCGTCAGAAGCGTGGAAACAAGTTcggacatatttaaaaaatgcttgAATAAAAACAACTGGATATCAAGATTtagattatattaaatattcctttattagtcccacagtggggacacattagagcattaataaaacacaacaatactaatactaaatatacagaggaaaggCAGTGACCAaggtgaatttccagcaggttaaaccACTACTCGCAGAGTAATGTTGGAAAATAAATACCAATGAATGTTttgcacattttgtttttagagTTTTCAGTTCAAAATAAACTGATGTGATTGTTTATCTTTCTGATATCCAAATTGAGATTCTACAGAGAATCATCATTCGTCTGTAGTTTCCCTCAGAACTACAGACCTGTTGGGTTTCATGGACGAAAGCTTGATTTGATTCTTCCTCCCTGCTCATCAGATTTTAGCCTAAAGAATCTCCGCCAACATCATGTGCCCATAATATTTCAGATTAATCAGAATTAAAGAAGAGGAATTTGACTGGGTGATTGGCtcataacaataaacaacatGACTCAAAATACATAATCATAATAAATTGCATTTAActgtgttagcttctgggttcAGGTTTAAAAGGGCCATCCTTGATGTGAGTAACAACAGCACAGACAGTGAGATGGATTTAATATGACCTGAGTACTTGTGTTAGCTCCGCCCCTCGCGCtctcctccccccgcccccctccactcctccaatcTGTCCCACTAAAGTGATTTCAGCGCATGCAGGGACTCGTCCCCTCGGCGGCGGGTGGCAACATGGCGACAGAGGTAAGGCTGGcatgttttctcttttcatttccCTGCTGGAGGTTTTCTTGACAAGCATtagcattttaaaataataaaaacaggtgCAGTTAACGAGGTCCACGAGGACGTTGTGAACGCGGTGAAGCTGCCTCGCTGAGCGGCTCACTTCAGTCGCCACTGGCGGCTACGTGTGTCCTACATTACGGTGCCGGTGGTGTGCGCGCGCTGTCATTTTTTGTGTCTCCTTAATGTTAAAACGTGTTtgctatatttttttttttaatgaaaaaactaCATCTGCAATTCAGCCGAGCTTCACGGGAACTGAGCTGAGGCACACACGGCGGGTCACGTCCCCCCGCGATGTTAAACTGTCTGGGTGTTTTTAGTCTGTCGGACGACCCCGTTTAATCCGGTGATTTTTGTGGACAGTAAccgcacgcgcgcgcacacacaaacacacgcgcgcgcagacATGCGGAAGCAGAgcgttcagcaccatggacagaagCCACGCCGCCCTGACCTTCCTCGCTGCTGTGCTTTcagaaatgctttttttttttttaaagaagaagaatgggGCTGAaacttttaatgtatttatccaACACACACCTCCGATGCAATCAACATTCCCCAATACAACCACCTTGTGTTACAAGAGGTCGCATGGCCTATAATCAGTCTGCCTCATCTGGTTGCAGCTTATCGATCTGTTGTGAGCTGTAATGAAATGTTGTCCCTTCTTCAGCGAGCTTCGCCCCCCGTAAGAtccccgaggaagaggaggatcgtGTGTCCGGTGCTGGGCTCCGCTCCAACAGACGACCGGGCAGAACACTGAGCCGCGGACCGATCGATCGCGTCTCATCTGCTTCTCCTCTATCATCCTACACACACCGCTCActtcatgtgtctgtgtgcgtttcATCCTCCTCAGTTCCACAACCTGCAGGAGTTGAAGCACAGCGCATCTCTGGCGAATAAAGTCTTCATCCAGAGGGACTACAGCGAAGGAACCACCTGCAGGTTTCAGACCAATTTCCCCTCTGAGCTGGAGAGCAGGGTGAGCAGACCATTaagcgtatttatttattagtgcCACCAACTGTGTTGTGTTAAACTGACATAGAGAGGTTTTCTAATTAAATGTAAAGCCATATGTTGTAATTACtgtatcagggttcgtacggtcatggaaaacctggaaaagtcatggaattttaaaatggtcatttccaggcctggaaaagtcatgggaaaaacttaaatcataaaagttttggaaaagtcatggaaatatgttaaaatcacatgtttattcacgccgagtttgaaataattaatatattttttcaagaaagacgctcaaaatataagccagcgatagctctcaatacgcaaaatgttctacagttttcatgtttataccgagatttcagtttggtcatggaaatttggtctaaagtcatggaaaagtcatggaaatccattggtcaaaatgtgtaagaaccctgctgtATGTAatcatgtttatatttaatcagTATTCAGCCTCATATAAACATTTCTGAGACTATTTCTTAACCCGTGGATGCCCATTACTCACCTACTCCTGTGCATTCCTAGAAACATTAGTAATTGAAcatcaacacatttaaaaaaaggtatatCTTGGGAATACATATTCGCCAAACATATGGACATGTTACTTCTCACTTCTCCACATGTTTGATTTGTCTCTGCCCTGTAAAGATAATTCCTGTATTGTTTAGTGtggttaattataataatttaaaaaattttggcCTTACAGAACAATGTCTATATGAATTAGATTTATCGCCTCATTGACCAAACCGCTCATGCACCTCGTGGTAAATACACACATGATATAACTGAAAGGTTCCCAGTTTGATTTTGACCGTTTGCGTCATGTCcgatccctctctttctctcccccgtGTCGTCTCGACCTCCACTCATCCTCACCCCGCTGCTCTGCGTGCGTCTCCAGATTGAGCGGCCGCTGTTTGAGGACACTGTGAAGACGCTGAACGGCTACTACGCCGAGGCGGAGAAGATCGGAGGCCTGTCCTACCTGGAGGGGTGTCTGGCCTGCGTTACAGCATACCTCGTCTTCCTCTGCATGGAGACGCGTTACGAGAAGGtcagaccggggggggggggggtctcacacGATGCGTTTTAACACTCtgggatgatgatgattaacATGGCGGGGATTCCACGGCATTCCTCATTTTACTTCCGCCTGTGTGTTAGGTGTTGAAGAAGATCGCCAAGTACATTCGGGAGCAGAATGAGAAGATCTTTGCTCCCAGAGGGCTGCTCGTCACGGATCCCATCGAAAGGGGAATGCGTGTTGTATCCTTACCCAACGCCTTTGTCGACGGAGGCGTTATcgttattttgttttaaatctgTCATTAACCACACTCTGCAGCGCAGTGTTGGCCTTTAACCCTCCCACCAGATCGAGATCTCCATCTATGAGGACCGGGGCTCCAGCGGTTCCAGCTCGGGCAGCAGCTCCGTGTCCGGCAGCACCGCTCGATGACTTCCCGATGGCCACGTCCCCCCCGGTCACTCGCGACAGTAATGCGACTCTCGTTCTAACACTCGGCCCGACGCCTCCGCAAAGCCGCGCTCGCACAAAGGATTCGCTGGTTCTCGACGAAGACGGGGCTCGTTGCGCCGGACGCGCCTTCGCATGCTGAAGGTGTCAACgctttttaaaacacacacacacatactgtagtaGTTTGTTGCAACGCCCTGTGCATGGCGACAGTCGTGTTACTACTGTACGATGCAATGTCTCAgtaaaaagcagaagaagaagaagactttgTGTGATCGCACCGCTAccttccttcctgtcctctttgAGGTTACCGCAGCGATGTGGGTGAGAGAAGCGTGTAAGGAAGTGAGAAAAAGGAGGTAGGAGGTGTTGTAGACCACAAGCCTCACCGAAACCTCATACCTCAGCCCCCACAGCCGCACCACACCGGACCAAACTGGACTGAATGTCAGATGTACGGAAGAGGGAGAAGCATTTGAAGGCATCGCAACGTTTCAGCAAACCTGTATAGAGGAACCTGTTCCACCTCTGATGTAACGCGTGCCGTCTGCTAGCAGATGAATGTCGTTCAGCCCCACTGTTTATTTGATGTAGATCTTCCATTTTTGTCACATGAAGcctattttttgttttctttgttagACACACAAACGTATGTAAGTTCTAACCTCTTGGTTTTTAATGAGCGAGATCAACTATTCCTAAATTTTTGATTATGCAAATGACAAACTGTGCATTGAATGCATTAGTACGGAGGCAAAGGACGGGTCCAAAAGTCTTCCTGAATCTTCTCCGTGGTGTTTTTAAAACACACCAACCCTTCCTTGATTTCCGAGTAAGCTTCCAAAGAACAATAACTGGCTCACGATTGTgaatgtgtctttttatttcGGTGACATTTTGTGCAACACTTTCGTACTGCTTGTTGTTTGATACACGTGGCAAGGAGGTGTAAATATGACTGCCGTCAAATAAATACTGTTTCATCGCAGCTGCTCGGCTCATATTTCTGTGATTAAACTGTAAATCTACAAAACAGTACATTGGCTATGGCAGACATTTTGAAACATGAGgacagggagagggggggaggtatGGTGACCTTAATAATGACCTTTGTCCATGCAGGTGTGACAGTAAGCCATATGGCCCTCACCCAGCATGCACTGTGGCAAGGCTCGGGCAACAGGAGTCAGACAGCTCTGATGGACCCGCTGTGTGCCACCTGTCCACAGGGCTCTgatgttttgaagacaggcaagcgtgacatttccatcagcaccccccccccccaacgaaattttcggatatcagtcagtcgcgcgcaattccaggatgctttattttcattggttgctggattaaatcttacccagatacaacagatacggttttttctgattggctattgtgtagcccatttcttttttttgattggctgataagtggctcctcacagcagaactccaggggagcgcttgattcctccacggtgagggcagcgcggctcatgtttgcgcgctgcggcacattaaaacattaaatagccaagtttttttcagcatgagaaatacgatgtgtggcgggagtgcgtgacttaaaaccgaaatgcgtgagtgtcacgctcaatgcgtgacacttgagagccctgtgtccAGCACCGCGCTGCAGACGACCGTTAACTGGAGAACGTCGTGGAGCTTCGATGTGACTGTTTACAGGGACAAAAACAGAGCCAAGAGTAAATAATCAAGTCCGATCAATCACGTGGCCAGAAACACGACTCCAAATAAATGAAGTTGCTTAGTGCTAGATGTGTAAATAAGAAACTCTTAGCCATAACAATTTTGTTGGGTCATGATatgtaaatgttgtgtttactGCTTgtgctgctgccccctagtggcccgAACTCAAATATATCACTGTTGCATTAATGTCGTCATGTGATAGTTTATTTTCAGTTTAAGATCTGATCTCATTTAACTATTAAcaatatgaacatatatatggGGAGATAGATATAAGGGTATTTATTTTATGCACATTAAGTCTTTACTACATAATACATGAAAAGCGCATTGTGTGAATAGGAAAATAAATCATGGCTGAATGCTATTTAGCTGCTTTAGCTGAgtcactgtctgtctgctggggAAAAGATCTGTAGTgcatatttatgataatatgcATGCACTACGCACATTTGACATTAAATGTAAAATTATAATTTGatgtttgaaaaaagaaaagttcctCATGTTTTCATGCAGGCTTGCCTCTATATACACAACACAGCTTTTTCAGGGACATGAAAGTGACCCCTGTGTTTATTCTTTACTTACAACAGGATGTCCAGATACGAGGATGTACATTCTGAACAGACTCTGGCACCGCGTGTAACAGGAAGTCAAGTCTTGTCTCAATGTATCGTCGTTACCCTCAAGACTACCATCCCCTGAGGTCTGCCAGTGCCGAGAGCACCACGGCACACGGTAGTAAAACAGTCATAACATGGGAGGAAACAGATGGGGAGCGGACACCATGGTGAAATGGAGTCACCGCTGCATGAATGGAGGAACAGAataggagaggtggaggaaactGTTCTGACG
The nucleotide sequence above comes from Pseudoliparis swirei isolate HS2019 ecotype Mariana Trench chromosome 24, NWPU_hadal_v1, whole genome shotgun sequence. Encoded proteins:
- the zfyve27 gene encoding protrudin isoform X3, with translation MAMHGVSQDPSHGAGEVGELSHTLSKETLGSPDASELGSPRYTQHFDLFNMVVSYKRMALFLEPAADAVELTRFLLGWKMPLCSLLVCMFLNVFFCTVNEVGWITVSVVAVATPAALGYLQDRCGGRASDSELHRRRYHAVHRRDLETVHLTKQEAMLEVKDLLKHVDDMLSSACLSAETFYKVLYWDNHTTSSRFYGGMLTLVCLLHITPLGWLLAGLNSAIFLWNRDFCRVLLDLRKLLHMGQASEGESAEQGHGHLLDRTPTPSLEDLSPGSVEEAEEAEPDYEFKDAIEEASASLQQDDDGPLGAPEYDTISENGPLSRNEPIRSKVSKLTEKLRKRYPTTSTGNCSHCNAVFSVLKKRRSCSNCGNSFCSRCCSFKVLRSCMGATAPEAQRETVFVCAACNSSLVKLQ
- the zfyve27 gene encoding protrudin isoform X4, which translates into the protein MAMHGVSQDPSHGAGEVGELSHTLSKETLGSPDASELGSPRYTQHFDLFNMVVSYKRMALFLEPAADAVELTRFLLGWKMPLCSLLVCMFLNVFFCTVNEVGWITVSVVAVATPAALGYLQDRCGGRASDSELHRRRYHAVHRRDLETVHLTKQEAMLEVKDLLKHVDDMLSSACLSAETFYKVLYWDNHTTSSRFYGGMLTLVCLLHITPLGWLLAGLNSAIFLWNRDFCRVLLDLRKLLHMGQASEGESAEQGHGHLLDRTPTPSLEDLSPGSVEEAEEAEPDYEFKDAIEEASASLQDDDGPLGAPEYDTISENGPLSRNEPIRSKVSKLTEKLRKRYPTTSTGNCSHCNAVFSVLKKRRSCSNCGNSFCSRCCSFKVLRSCMGATAPEAQRETVFVCAACNSSLVKLQ
- the zfyve27 gene encoding protrudin isoform X6, coding for MAMHGVSQDPSHGAGEVGELSHTLSKETLGSPDASELGSPRYTQHFDLFNMVVSYKRMALFLEPAADAVELTRFLLGWKMPLCSLLVCMFLNVFFCTVNEVGWITVSVVAVATPAALGYLQDRCGGRASDSELHRRRYHAVHRRDLETVHLTKQEAMLEVKDLLKHVDDMLSSACLSAETFYKVLYWDNHTTSSRFYGGMLTLVCLLHITPLGWLLAGLNSAIFLWNRDFCRVLLDLRKLLHMGQASEGESAEQGHGHLLDRTPTPSLEDLSPGSVEEAEEAEPDYEFKDAIEDDDGPLGAPEYDTISENGPLSRNEPIRSKVSKLTEKLRKRYPTTSTGNCSHCNAVFSVLKKRRSCSNCGNSFCSRCCSFKVLRSCMGATAPEAQRETVFVCAACNSSLVKLQ
- the zfyve27 gene encoding protrudin isoform X5, with the translated sequence MAMHGVSQDPSHGAGEVGELSHTLSKETLGSPDASELGSPRYTQHFDLFNMVVSYKRMALFLEPAADAVELTRFLLGWKMPLCSLLVCMFLNVFFCTVNEVGWITVSVVAVATPAALGYLQDRCGGRASDSELHRRRYHAVHRRDLETVHLTKQEAMLEVKDLLKHVDDMLSSACLSAETFYKVLYWDNHTTSSRFYGGMLTLVCLLHITPLGWLLAGLNSAIFLWNRDFCRVLLDLRKLLHMGQASEGESAEQGHGHLLDRTPTPSLEDLSPGSVEEAEEAEPDYEFKDAIEQDDDGPLGAPEYDTISENGPLSRNEPIRSKVSKLTEKLRKRYPTTSTGNCSHCNAVFSVLKKRRSCSNCGNSFCSRCCSFKVLRSCMGATAPEAQRETVFVCAACNSSLVKLQ
- the zfyve27 gene encoding protrudin isoform X2, with product MAMHGVSQDPSHGAGEVGELSHTLSKETLGSPDASELGSPRYTQHFDLFNMVVSYKRMALFLEPAADAVELTRFLLGWKMPLCSLLVCMFLNVFFCTVNEVGWITVSVVAVATPAALGYLQDRCGGRASDSELHRRRYHAVHRRDLETVHLTKQEAMLEVKDLLKHVDDMLSSACLSAETFYKVLYWDNHTTSSRFYGGMLTLVCLLHITPLGWLLAGLNSAIFLWNRDFCRVLLDLRKLLHMGQASEGESAEQGHGHLLDRTPTPSLEDLSPGSVEEAEEAEPDYEFKDAIEEASASLQETPLVLVDDDGPLGAPEYDTISENGPLSRNEPIRSKVSKLTEKLRKRYPTTSTGNCSHCNAVFSVLKKRRSCSNCGNSFCSRCCSFKVLRSCMGATAPEAQRETVFVCAACNSSLVKLQ
- the zfyve27 gene encoding protrudin isoform X1; translated protein: MAMHGVSQDPSHGAGEVGELSHTLSKETLGSPDASELGSPRYTQHFDLFNMVVSYKRMALFLEPAADAVELTRFLLGWKMPLCSLLVCMFLNVFFCTVNEVGWITVSVVAVATPAALGYLQDRCGGRASDSELHRRRYHAVHRRDLETVHLTKQEAMLEVKDLLKHVDDMLSSACLSAETFYKVLYWDNHTTSSRFYGGMLTLVCLLHITPLGWLLAGLNSAIFLWNRDFCRVLLDLRKLLHMGQASEGESAEQGHGHLLDRTPTPSLEDLSPGSVEEAEEAEPDYEFKDAIEEASASLQETPLVLVQDDDGPLGAPEYDTISENGPLSRNEPIRSKVSKLTEKLRKRYPTTSTGNCSHCNAVFSVLKKRRSCSNCGNSFCSRCCSFKVLRSCMGATAPEAQRETVFVCAACNSSLVKLQ